The Rhipicephalus sanguineus isolate Rsan-2018 chromosome 7, BIME_Rsan_1.4, whole genome shotgun sequence genome includes a window with the following:
- the LOC119400465 gene encoding glycerophosphodiester phosphodiesterase 1: MREAGCVGCPPLNVVGTVARAFGALFFACAFQQQLMASLYIAALVVALACYAIHRAALPRVEDALAAEVILGVDGERGDGDNAVPLPPAFAHRGGGHDAPENTLAAIREAKRNNASGIEFDLSFTHDSVAVLFHDETLERTTNGEGPLASITFEDLRKLDAASKHPFAERFADERVPTLEEGVEECLRLGLRLILDVKEYDHRAVALVDELFRKRPELYRRALVASFYPQFIYALRRQNPGIVTALTWRPGFVAYEDIENLRPRFKSSYTKHLLARVGDWVLDRALHGGLLPYLTGASAVLICKNVLSAEYVRSWRARASMSWRGPRTHPAEKEFLRKV, translated from the coding sequence ATGCGCGAAGCCGGCTGCGTCGGTTGCCCGCCGCTCAACGTCGTCGGCACCGTGGCCCGCGCATTCGGCGCGCTCTTCTTCGCCTGCGCGTTTCAGCAGCAGCTCATGGCTTCGCTCTACATCGCCGCGCTAGTGGTAGCCCTCGCGTGCTACGCCATCCACCGAGCGGCCCTGCCTCGCGTCGAAGACGCCCTCGCCGCGGAGGTGATCCTCGGAGTGGACGGCGAACGCGGCGATGGTGACAACGCGGTGCCGTTGCCGCCGGCGTTCGCGCACAGGGGCGGAGGTCACGACGCGCCCGAGAACACCCTCGCCGCCATCCGGGAGGCCAAGCGTAACAACGCGTCGGGCATCGAGTTCGACCTCTCCTTCACGCACGACAGCGTTGCGGTCCTCTTTCACGACGAGACACTCGAACGCACAACAAACGGCGAGGGACCTCTAGCTTCGATAACCTTCGAAGACCTGAGAAAACTAGACGCTGCCTCCAAGCACCCGTTCGCGGAGCGCTTCGCCGACGAGCGCGTGCCGACGCTGGAAGAAGGCGTCGAGGAGTGTCTTCGCCTGGGCCTGCGCCTCATCCTGGACGTCAAGGAGTACGACCACCGAGCCGTCGCCCTGGTCGATGAACTCTTCCGCAAAAGACCCGAGCTCTACCGTCGCGCCCTCGTCGCCTCCTTTTACCCGCAGTTCATCTACGCGCTCCGGCGCCAGAATCCGGGCATCGTGACGGCGCTCACCTGGCGTCCGGGTTTCGTCGCGTACGAGGACATCGAGAACCTCAGGCCGCGCTTCAAGTCGTCCTACACGAAGCACCTGCTGGCCAGGGTCGGCGACTGGGTGCTCGACCGGGCGCTCCACGGCGGACTTCTTCCGTACCTGACCGGAGCCTCGGCCGTGCTGATCTGCAAGAACGTGCTGAGCGCGGAGTACGTGAGGTCGTGGAGAGCCAGGGCCTCCATGTCCTGGCGTGGACCCCGAACCCACCCGGCCGAAAAGGAGTTCCTGCGAAAGGTCTAA